The Thermomonospora amylolytica sequence CGCCCATCGCGGGGCGGGCGCCTACCTGGCCCCGGAGAACACCGCGGCGGCCTTCGAGCGCGGCATCGCCGACCCGGCCGTCCACCTGCTGGAGTTCGACGTCCGCACGCTCAAGGACGGGACCGGCGGGGTCTGGCATGACGCGACGGTGGACCGGATCTCCACCTCCACCGGGCCGGTCTCCTCGTTCACCAGGGCGGCGTTCAGGCGGCTGACCATCGACGCGGGCGCCTGGTTCGGCGGCGGGGCGGCCGACGCGCGTCCGCTGCTGCTGACCGAGGTGCTGGACCGGTACGCGCATCGCAAGCTGCTGCTGGCCGACCCCAAGGACGCCAGGGCCGCCGAGACCGTGATCGCCGCCGTCCAGGCGCGCGGGCTGGCCCACCGGGTGCAGATGCAGAGCCACAGCTTCGCGGACCTGGCCAAGGCCCGCAGGGCCGGCATGGTCACCCAGTTGCTCATCGGCACGACGGAGCAGGCCGCCGCCGCCCCGCCCGACCGGCTCAAGGAGGCCGGCGTCCCCCGGGTGTCGCTGTCGTCGTCGCTGCCCGACGCGGTGATCGCCCGGTACGTGCGGGCGGGCCTGGCGGTGTCGTGTTACAAGGTCAACCGCCATCACCGGCGTGACGAGCTGTACGCGCTGGGGGTGCGCGGCATCGACACCGACGACCCCGGCTACATCGCCGGCCGCGGCTTCACCCGGGCCACCGACCCGTTCGGGATGCGGACCTGGTGGTACGGCCACATGGGCAACGGCCAGACCGCCGCCGCGCTCGGC is a genomic window containing:
- a CDS encoding glycerophosphodiester phosphodiesterase, with the translated sequence MPALPALLVVAMSVAALLTVPGAGADPDPQSLAELPHRYVIAHRGAGAYLAPENTAAAFERGIADPAVHLLEFDVRTLKDGTGGVWHDATVDRISTSTGPVSSFTRAAFRRLTIDAGAWFGGGAADARPLLLTEVLDRYAHRKLLLADPKDARAAETVIAAVQARGLAHRVQMQSHSFADLAKARRAGMVTQLLIGTTEQAAAAPPDRLKEAGVPRVSLSSSLPDAVIARYVRAGLAVSCYKVNRHHRRDELYALGVRGIDTDDPGYIAGRGFTRATDPFGMRTWWYGHMGNGQTAAALGPQRRGTFTGPHWWTVPAGGDPLFARQGWAFPLGGAYTLTASVRFERLASDRTRWAGLYFSARHDHAFTDARDRLNGGYTLILRQNGALQLYRKDPAGTTLLKTVKTAPVRAGTVARLAVTVSADAIEFRRTDGRDAGAEVEDAAHRGPYLFLGRPGPGPQVSFSGVTVSRPGGRALPTPR